A region from the Verrucomicrobiia bacterium genome encodes:
- a CDS encoding sigma-70 family RNA polymerase sigma factor — MKPDDLQPTRHTLVGRLKDLEDQESWQEFFNTYWRLIYTVALRSGLSEAEAHDVVQETVLTVTRKIGEFRPGSEHGSFRSWLLHATRWRIADQFRKRARVPAQPLRGGDDTARTGTAERVPDPAGEEIEAHWETHWRQNLMEAAIENVRGQVDPEDWQLFDLHAMKGETAIRVARRLGTRLSRVYLVKYRVSRLLSKEVKRLEKRYG; from the coding sequence ATGAAACCGGACGATCTTCAACCGACGCGCCACACCCTGGTGGGACGGCTCAAGGACCTGGAGGACCAGGAGAGCTGGCAGGAGTTCTTCAACACGTACTGGCGCCTGATCTACACCGTGGCGCTCCGTTCCGGACTGAGCGAGGCCGAAGCCCACGATGTGGTGCAGGAAACCGTCCTGACCGTGACGCGAAAGATCGGTGAGTTCCGGCCCGGTTCGGAGCACGGGTCGTTCCGGTCATGGCTGCTGCACGCTACGCGGTGGCGGATCGCGGATCAGTTCCGCAAACGGGCCAGGGTGCCGGCGCAGCCCTTGCGGGGCGGCGACGACACAGCGCGGACGGGCACGGCGGAGCGGGTGCCGGACCCGGCCGGGGAGGAGATCGAGGCGCACTGGGAGACGCACTGGCGCCAGAACCTGATGGAGGCGGCGATCGAGAACGTGCGGGGACAGGTGGATCCGGAGGACTGGCAGTTGTTCGATCTGCACGCGATGAAGGGGGAGACGGCGATCCGGGTGGCGCGTCGTCTGGGGACCCGGCTAAGCCGGGTGTACCTGGTGAAGTACCGGGTCTCGCGGCTGCTGTCGAAGGAGGT